The proteins below come from a single Salinilacihabitans rarus genomic window:
- a CDS encoding long-chain fatty acid--CoA ligase — MGGYDQTLRPFLWRAERLYPDRELVSRTHEGIERYTYAEYADRTRQLASALEAEGIGEGDRVATFCWNHHRHAEVYFGAPGVGGQLHTINPLLPPKHVQYIVENAEDRLVFTDPSLLEALEAAYDPDAFESVERFVVMGSEVPETDLEPVVDYESFVGEGDADYEWPDLDEETPAGMCYTSGTTGKPKGVEYTQQMLWSHTMATLTPHGLGIDDSDVVMPVVPMFHVNAWGLPFSTTAAGAKHVYPGPSPDPADLASLIEEEGVTITAGVPTVWLGLLEHLEDNDVDLSSLERIVIGGAAAPESVIRRFDDLGVEVVHAWGMTETAPIGTVAHLKHDLADLPEGERDAKRAKQGLLVPGLEMKVVGDDGEEVPWDGEAFGELYVRGPWVTDSYFKRPEANESDFEGSWLKTGDIVTVDPDGYVKIVDRAKDVIKSGGEWISSQELENAIMAHDAVAEASVIGVPHEKWQERPAAFVVRAGDADPDELEADLESMIGSEYPDWWSPDAFVFVDEIPKTATGKFDKKTLREEYADESLLEAE; from the coding sequence ATGGGAGGGTACGACCAAACCCTACGACCGTTCCTCTGGCGTGCGGAGCGACTGTACCCCGACCGGGAACTCGTCTCCCGGACCCACGAGGGGATCGAACGCTACACGTACGCCGAGTACGCCGACCGGACCCGGCAGTTGGCGAGCGCCCTCGAAGCCGAGGGAATCGGCGAGGGCGACCGCGTCGCCACGTTCTGCTGGAACCACCACCGGCACGCCGAGGTCTACTTCGGCGCGCCCGGCGTCGGCGGACAACTGCACACGATCAACCCGCTGCTCCCGCCGAAACACGTCCAGTACATCGTCGAGAACGCCGAAGACCGACTCGTGTTCACCGACCCGTCGCTGCTGGAGGCGCTCGAAGCCGCCTACGACCCGGACGCGTTCGAGAGCGTCGAGCGGTTCGTCGTGATGGGCTCCGAGGTCCCGGAGACGGACCTCGAACCCGTCGTCGACTACGAGTCGTTCGTCGGCGAGGGCGACGCAGACTACGAGTGGCCCGACCTCGACGAGGAGACCCCCGCCGGGATGTGCTACACCTCGGGGACCACGGGCAAGCCGAAGGGCGTCGAGTACACCCAGCAGATGCTCTGGAGCCACACGATGGCGACGCTGACCCCCCACGGACTGGGGATCGACGACTCGGACGTCGTGATGCCGGTCGTCCCGATGTTCCACGTCAACGCGTGGGGGCTGCCGTTCTCGACGACCGCCGCCGGCGCGAAACACGTCTACCCCGGCCCCTCGCCGGACCCGGCGGACCTCGCGTCCCTCATCGAGGAGGAGGGCGTCACGATCACCGCGGGCGTGCCGACCGTCTGGCTCGGCCTGCTGGAGCACCTCGAGGACAACGACGTCGACCTCTCCTCGCTCGAACGGATCGTCATCGGCGGCGCCGCCGCGCCCGAGAGCGTCATCCGCCGGTTCGACGACCTCGGCGTCGAGGTCGTCCACGCGTGGGGGATGACCGAGACGGCACCGATCGGCACCGTCGCGCACCTGAAACACGACCTCGCGGACCTCCCCGAGGGGGAGCGCGACGCGAAGCGGGCGAAACAGGGGCTGCTCGTCCCCGGCCTCGAGATGAAGGTCGTCGGCGACGACGGCGAGGAGGTGCCCTGGGACGGGGAGGCGTTCGGCGAACTGTACGTCCGCGGGCCGTGGGTGACGGACTCGTACTTCAAACGCCCCGAGGCCAACGAGTCCGACTTCGAGGGCTCGTGGCTCAAGACCGGCGACATCGTCACCGTCGACCCCGACGGCTACGTCAAGATCGTCGACCGGGCGAAAGACGTCATCAAGAGCGGCGGCGAGTGGATCTCCTCGCAGGAACTGGAGAACGCGATCATGGCCCACGACGCCGTCGCCGAGGCGTCCGTGATCGGCGTCCCCCACGAGAAGTGGCAGGAGCGCCCGGCCGCGTTCGTCGTCCGGGCCGGGGACGCAGACCCCGACGAACTGGAGGCCGACCTCGAGTCGATGATCGGTTCGGAGTACCCCGACTGGTGGTCGCCCGACGCGTTCGTCTTCGTCGACGAGATTCCCAAGACCGCGACGGGCAAGTTCGACAAGAAGACCCTGCGCGAGGAGTACGCCGACGAGTCGCTGCTGGAGGCGGAGTGA
- a CDS encoding bactofilin family protein: MRSANDRSNPIDVSRRRLLVVVLTAVVVLGSLPGAALAQSESGVGGTVVVAEGETVDEVSVVAGTVIVDGTVTGDVSALAGNVYVRGDVGGDVSVATGNLEITGTVEGGVSAGAGNVLIGEDAVVGGAFEVGAGQVTIEGELAGDATIGAETITLGESASVGGDLRYGGDLRGNTDAVAGGITEDSTLGMEIAPTLQPFAGWVVAVYAFVLNLLLGAALLAVFPRFSAGVADRVATEPLRTGLAGLGVLVGVPLLIAALAITIVGIPVALAVALAFGFLVWVGIVYGRFAVAAWLLSYADVDNRWLALVVGLAGAALLVRIPFLGDLLNFLIFLLGLGALSVGLYVRARGGREPTTTGPEPGEGPAI, from the coding sequence ATGCGTTCCGCGAACGATCGTTCGAACCCGATCGACGTGTCCCGACGCCGACTCCTCGTGGTCGTTCTGACGGCGGTCGTCGTCCTCGGAAGCCTTCCAGGGGCGGCCCTCGCCCAGTCGGAATCCGGCGTCGGCGGGACCGTCGTCGTCGCGGAGGGAGAGACGGTCGACGAGGTCAGCGTCGTCGCCGGGACGGTGATCGTCGACGGCACCGTCACCGGCGACGTCTCCGCCCTGGCGGGCAACGTCTACGTTCGCGGGGACGTCGGCGGCGACGTCTCCGTCGCGACGGGGAACCTCGAAATCACCGGGACCGTCGAGGGCGGCGTGAGCGCCGGAGCGGGCAACGTCCTGATCGGCGAGGACGCCGTCGTCGGCGGGGCGTTCGAGGTCGGCGCCGGACAGGTAACGATCGAGGGGGAACTCGCGGGCGACGCGACGATCGGCGCCGAGACGATCACCCTCGGCGAGTCGGCGTCGGTCGGCGGCGACCTCCGGTACGGCGGCGACCTCCGGGGGAACACCGACGCGGTCGCCGGCGGGATCACCGAGGACTCGACGCTGGGCATGGAGATCGCACCGACGCTCCAGCCGTTCGCCGGGTGGGTCGTCGCCGTCTACGCGTTCGTGCTGAACCTGTTGCTCGGCGCGGCGCTGCTCGCGGTGTTCCCGCGGTTCTCCGCCGGCGTGGCGGACCGCGTCGCGACGGAGCCGCTGCGGACGGGGCTGGCCGGCCTCGGCGTGCTCGTGGGCGTCCCGCTCCTGATCGCGGCGCTCGCGATCACCATCGTCGGCATCCCCGTCGCCCTCGCCGTCGCGCTCGCGTTCGGCTTCCTCGTCTGGGTCGGGATCGTCTACGGCCGGTTCGCCGTCGCCGCGTGGCTGCTCTCGTACGCCGACGTCGACAACCGCTGGCTCGCGCTCGTCGTCGGCCTCGCCGGGGCCGCGCTGCTCGTGCGGATCCCGTTCCTCGGCGACCTCCTGAACTTCCTGATCTTCCTGCTCGGCCTCGGCGCGCTCTCGGTCGGGCTGTACGTCCGCGCCCGCGGGGGCCGCGAGCCCACCACCACCGGGCCGGAGCCCGGCGAGGGGCCGGCGATCTGA
- the samp2 gene encoding ubiquitin-like small modifier protein SAMP2: protein MTARVTVDVKGGGVHEVDLDAVAAARGREEATYADLLAEVDLSPHEVSVLVDGRPVPEDQPVETDRVTVLRLIKGG, encoded by the coding sequence ATGACCGCGCGCGTCACCGTCGACGTCAAGGGAGGAGGGGTCCACGAGGTCGACCTCGACGCGGTCGCTGCCGCGCGGGGCCGCGAGGAGGCGACCTACGCCGACCTGCTCGCGGAAGTCGACCTGAGCCCCCACGAGGTGAGCGTCCTCGTCGACGGCCGGCCCGTCCCGGAAGACCAGCCCGTCGAGACCGACCGCGTGACCGTCCTGCGGCTGATCAAGGGCGGGTGA
- a CDS encoding tryptophanase, whose product MVAYKSKTVERIRLPSREERERALEGAGYNVFNLDADDVFVDLLTDSGTGAMSDAQWAALLRGDESYAGSKSFHRLESAVADVMGFPHVVPAHQGRGAENVLYGTLLSDGDVALNNTHFDTTRAHVANQGADPVDCPVADARDPDAEGPFKGNFSVERAREVVDEVGAEAVPVVIQTITNNSAAGQPVSVENTRRVREFADEIDATFVIDACRFAENAYFVAEREAEFADAQVAEIAREQLGYADALVMSGKKDGLANAGGFVATDDADLYERCKGRAILYEGFPTYGGMAGRDLEAMAVGLREATEEAYVEDRVEQVRDLAAMLDEADVPVYTPAGGHAVYLDAEAIYPHLPAAEFPGQVLVCDLYREGGVRGVELGSFAFPGTDRPELVRLALPRRTYHREHLEHVVETAVAAVENAETATGLRVATEPAMPELRHFTAELEPVG is encoded by the coding sequence ATGGTCGCGTACAAGTCGAAGACGGTCGAGCGCATCCGCTTGCCGTCGCGGGAGGAACGCGAGCGCGCCCTCGAGGGCGCCGGCTACAACGTCTTCAACCTCGACGCCGACGACGTCTTCGTCGACCTGCTCACGGACAGCGGCACGGGCGCGATGAGCGACGCCCAGTGGGCCGCGTTGTTGCGCGGGGACGAGTCTTACGCCGGGTCGAAGAGCTTCCACCGGCTCGAATCGGCCGTCGCGGACGTGATGGGCTTTCCCCACGTCGTCCCCGCCCACCAGGGGCGGGGGGCCGAGAACGTCCTCTACGGAACCTTGCTCTCGGACGGTGACGTCGCGCTCAACAACACCCACTTCGACACCACCCGCGCGCACGTCGCGAACCAGGGCGCCGACCCGGTCGACTGCCCGGTCGCGGACGCCCGCGACCCCGACGCCGAGGGCCCGTTCAAGGGGAACTTCTCGGTCGAGCGCGCCCGCGAGGTCGTCGACGAGGTCGGCGCTGAGGCCGTCCCGGTCGTGATCCAGACGATCACGAACAACTCGGCGGCGGGCCAGCCGGTTTCCGTCGAGAACACGCGACGGGTACGGGAGTTCGCCGACGAGATCGACGCGACGTTCGTGATCGACGCCTGCCGGTTCGCCGAGAACGCCTACTTCGTCGCCGAGCGCGAAGCCGAGTTCGCCGACGCGCAGGTCGCCGAGATCGCCCGCGAGCAACTCGGCTACGCCGACGCGCTGGTGATGAGCGGCAAGAAAGACGGCCTCGCGAACGCCGGCGGCTTCGTCGCGACCGACGACGCCGACCTCTACGAGCGGTGCAAGGGCCGGGCCATCCTCTACGAGGGCTTTCCCACCTACGGCGGGATGGCCGGCCGCGACCTGGAGGCGATGGCGGTCGGCCTCCGGGAGGCCACCGAGGAGGCCTACGTCGAGGACCGCGTCGAGCAGGTCCGGGACCTCGCCGCGATGCTCGACGAGGCGGACGTCCCCGTCTACACCCCGGCGGGCGGCCACGCGGTCTACCTCGACGCCGAGGCGATCTACCCGCACCTGCCGGCCGCGGAGTTCCCGGGGCAGGTGCTGGTCTGTGACCTCTACCGCGAGGGCGGGGTCCGCGGGGTCGAACTCGGGAGTTTCGCGTTCCCGGGGACCGACCGGCCGGAACTCGTCCGCCTCGCGCTCCCGCGGCGGACCTACCACCGCGAGCACCTCGAACACGTCGTCGAGACGGCGGTCGCCGCCGTCGAGAACGCCGAGACGGCGACGGGACTGCGGGTCGCGACGGAGCCGGCGATGCCCGAGTTGCGCCACTTCACCGCCGAACTCGAACCCGTCGGCTGA
- a CDS encoding TenA family protein, producing MSDATIHDRSAYDPDRDGPFSEWLRDRSAWTDATRHRFVEEYRSGTLDDDTFARYLVQDYQFLEVGARVTALAASQAHTMDEMGRLSDSLAVLTGGDHVVDAFEEYTGWLCDQLDAYGPRLAPERQARVAAIFDRTVDLEAAFFDAAYDGD from the coding sequence GTGAGCGACGCGACGATCCACGACCGGTCCGCGTACGACCCCGATCGAGACGGTCCGTTTAGCGAGTGGCTCCGCGACCGGTCGGCCTGGACCGACGCGACCCGCCACCGGTTCGTCGAGGAGTACCGGTCCGGAACGCTCGACGACGATACGTTCGCGCGCTACCTCGTCCAGGATTACCAGTTCCTCGAAGTCGGCGCCCGCGTGACGGCCCTGGCCGCGAGCCAGGCCCACACGATGGACGAGATGGGACGGCTGTCGGACTCGCTGGCCGTGCTCACCGGCGGCGACCACGTCGTGGACGCGTTCGAGGAGTACACGGGGTGGCTGTGCGACCAGCTCGACGCGTACGGGCCGCGACTCGCGCCCGAGCGCCAGGCGCGGGTCGCCGCCATCTTCGACCGGACGGTCGACCTGGAGGCCGCGTTCTTCGACGCGGCGTACGACGGGGACTGA
- a CDS encoding GNAT family N-acetyltransferase: MRVRDATSGEALDVRRILDAAMLEPGDVEARIAAGDVLVAVVGDRHLGALVLDPRERDRGAHVAAVAVRRRRRNRGVGTALVERALERERRLTARFDEDVRPFYESLGFSIEPIDDRRYRGVRRLDG, encoded by the coding sequence ATGCGGGTCCGCGACGCCACGTCCGGGGAGGCCCTCGACGTCCGCCGGATCCTCGACGCCGCGATGCTCGAACCGGGCGACGTCGAGGCGCGGATCGCCGCCGGCGACGTCCTCGTGGCGGTCGTCGGCGACCGCCACCTCGGGGCGCTGGTGCTCGACCCCCGCGAGCGGGACCGGGGCGCCCACGTCGCGGCGGTCGCCGTCCGGCGGCGGCGTCGAAATCGGGGGGTGGGGACCGCGCTGGTCGAGCGGGCCCTCGAACGCGAGCGGCGGCTCACGGCCCGCTTCGACGAGGACGTCCGGCCGTTCTACGAGTCGCTCGGGTTCTCGATCGAACCGATCGACGACCGGCGGTACCGGGGCGTTCGACGGCTCGACGGCTGA
- a CDS encoding aspartate kinase, with translation MRVVAKFGGTSLGSGDRIERAADSIAAAVEDGHEIAVVASAMGSTTDDLLEEITFDADEADRAQIVSMGERTSVRMLKAALSARDVDATFLEPGHPDWPVVTDEYGEVDVAETRRRAREVAESLDAVVPVVTGFLAEGPDGSVTTLGRGGSDTTAVMLGKYMDADEVVIVTDVEGVMTGDPRVVEGARNVGEISVDELRNLSFRGAEVVAPSALSYKDGGLGVRVVHYQHGDLLSGGTSVEGEFENLVDMRERPLACLTVAGRAIRNRPGVFQSLSAALGESDINIDAVASGMDSVTFYVDEDEAERAENILHREVIAAEELSSVTVDSPLAVIRVTGGELPNQPGVISEIVEPVTEARINLHDIITSATSVALFVDWDDREETLELTQDLF, from the coding sequence ATGCGCGTCGTAGCGAAGTTCGGCGGGACGAGCCTCGGCAGCGGCGACCGAATCGAGCGCGCCGCCGACTCGATCGCGGCCGCCGTCGAGGACGGCCACGAGATCGCCGTCGTCGCCAGCGCGATGGGTTCGACCACCGACGACCTCCTCGAGGAGATCACGTTCGACGCCGACGAGGCCGACCGCGCCCAGATCGTCAGCATGGGCGAACGCACCTCCGTCAGGATGCTCAAGGCCGCCCTCTCGGCCCGCGACGTCGACGCCACCTTCCTCGAACCCGGCCACCCCGACTGGCCCGTCGTCACCGACGAGTACGGCGAGGTCGACGTCGCGGAGACCCGCCGGCGCGCCCGCGAGGTCGCCGAGAGCCTCGACGCGGTCGTCCCCGTCGTCACGGGTTTCCTCGCGGAGGGGCCGGACGGCTCGGTCACGACGCTCGGCCGCGGCGGCAGCGACACGACGGCCGTCATGCTCGGCAAGTACATGGACGCCGACGAGGTCGTCATCGTCACCGACGTCGAGGGCGTCATGACCGGCGACCCCCGCGTCGTCGAGGGCGCCCGCAACGTCGGGGAAATCTCCGTCGACGAACTCCGGAACCTCTCGTTTCGCGGCGCCGAGGTCGTCGCCCCCTCCGCGCTGTCGTACAAGGACGGGGGACTGGGCGTCCGCGTCGTCCACTACCAGCACGGCGACCTGCTCTCGGGCGGGACGAGCGTCGAAGGCGAGTTCGAGAACCTCGTCGACATGCGCGAGCGGCCCCTCGCCTGCCTCACCGTCGCCGGGCGCGCGATCCGCAACCGCCCCGGCGTCTTCCAGTCGCTGTCGGCGGCCCTCGGCGAGAGCGACATCAACATCGACGCCGTCGCCAGCGGGATGGACAGCGTCACCTTCTACGTCGACGAGGACGAGGCCGAGCGCGCCGAGAACATCCTCCACCGCGAGGTCATCGCCGCCGAGGAACTCTCCAGCGTCACCGTCGACTCGCCGCTGGCGGTCATCCGCGTCACCGGCGGGGAACTCCCCAACCAGCCGGGGGTCATAAGCGAGATCGTCGAACCGGTCACCGAGGCCCGCATCAACCTCCACGACATCATCACGAGCGCGACCAGCGTCGCCCTGTTCGTCGACTGGGACGACCGCGAGGAGACGCTCGAACTCACCCAGGACCTCTTCTAA
- a CDS encoding DNA-directed DNA polymerase II small subunit has protein sequence MPLEGSARIVRELTSRGYNAEREAVTLIAAADDPGRTLDRVVDAAPEDGLVVTTDHVRSVLDGADAGAAAAAASPAERSPSDAPADPPVSTGTDATPSPENGNESPVETRGSSTAGAAAAAAAGGPESFERSGDPSRRSLEIANDMTGESTGTGEYEDFVSVFRDRLERLGSKLRGRVNHRPATSIESMPGGSEVAMVGLVNDVRSTASGHWLIELEDATGTFPWLVMKDREYVDLVDELLCDEALAMEGTLSDDSGIAFVDSMYFPDVPRTHEPSTADRHVQAALISDVHVGSEEFMHDAWNRFADWLHTEQAQHVEYLLIAGDMVEGVGVYPNQDEELDIVDIYDQYRAFNEYLKQVPGDLEIVMIPGNHDAVRLAEPQPGFDEELREIMSAHDARIVSNPSTVTVEGVSVLMYHGVSLDEVIAELPAEKASYDEPHEAMYHLLKKRHVAPQFGGHTRLAPEEKDYLVIDEVPDVFHTGHVHKLGFGKYHNVLAINSGCWQAQTDFQRSVNIDPDAGYAPIVDLDTLDVTVQKFS, from the coding sequence GTGCCACTGGAGGGGTCTGCCCGGATCGTCAGGGAACTCACGAGCCGCGGCTACAACGCCGAGCGCGAGGCGGTGACGCTCATCGCCGCGGCGGACGACCCCGGCCGGACCCTCGATCGCGTCGTCGACGCCGCCCCCGAGGACGGCCTCGTCGTCACGACCGACCACGTCCGCTCGGTGCTCGACGGCGCCGACGCCGGGGCGGCCGCCGCGGCCGCATCGCCCGCGGAACGGTCCCCCTCCGATGCGCCCGCCGACCCCCCCGTTTCGACTGGAACCGACGCCACACCGTCTCCCGAAAACGGGAACGAATCTCCAGTTGAAACGAGGGGGTCTTCGACGGCGGGAGCGGCCGCGGCGGCGGCCGCCGGCGGTCCGGAGTCGTTCGAGCGGTCGGGCGATCCGTCCCGGCGGTCGCTCGAAATCGCGAACGACATGACCGGCGAGAGCACCGGGACGGGCGAGTACGAGGACTTCGTCTCCGTCTTCCGGGACCGCCTCGAACGTCTCGGCTCGAAGCTCCGGGGCCGGGTCAACCACCGGCCGGCGACGTCGATCGAGTCGATGCCCGGCGGCAGCGAGGTCGCGATGGTCGGGCTGGTCAACGACGTCCGCTCGACCGCCAGCGGCCACTGGCTGATCGAACTCGAGGACGCCACCGGGACGTTCCCGTGGCTGGTGATGAAAGACCGCGAGTACGTCGACCTCGTCGACGAGTTGCTCTGCGACGAGGCCCTCGCGATGGAGGGGACCCTCTCGGACGACTCCGGGATCGCGTTCGTCGACTCGATGTACTTCCCGGACGTCCCCCGGACCCACGAGCCGTCGACGGCCGACCGCCACGTGCAGGCGGCGCTGATCAGCGACGTTCACGTCGGCAGCGAGGAGTTCATGCACGACGCCTGGAACCGGTTTGCCGACTGGCTCCACACGGAGCAGGCCCAGCACGTCGAGTACCTCCTGATCGCGGGCGACATGGTCGAGGGGGTCGGCGTCTACCCGAACCAGGACGAGGAACTCGACATCGTCGACATCTACGACCAGTACCGGGCGTTCAACGAGTACCTCAAGCAGGTGCCCGGCGACCTCGAGATCGTGATGATCCCGGGCAACCACGACGCCGTGCGACTCGCGGAGCCCCAGCCCGGCTTCGACGAGGAACTGCGCGAGATCATGTCCGCCCACGACGCCCGGATCGTGAGCAACCCCTCGACCGTCACCGTCGAGGGCGTCTCCGTCCTGATGTACCACGGGGTCTCGCTCGACGAGGTGATCGCCGAACTCCCCGCGGAGAAAGCCAGCTACGACGAGCCCCACGAGGCGATGTACCACCTGCTCAAGAAACGCCACGTCGCCCCGCAGTTCGGCGGCCACACTCGCCTCGCCCCCGAGGAGAAAGATTACCTCGTCATCGACGAGGTGCCCGACGTCTTCCACACCGGCCACGTCCACAAACTCGGCTTCGGGAAGTACCACAACGTGCTCGCGATCAACTCGGGGTGCTGGCAGGCCCAGACGGACTTCCAGAGGAGCGTCAACATCGATCCCGACGCCGGCTACGCCCCGATCGTCGACCTCGACACGCTCGACGTGACGGTCCAGAAGTTCAGTTGA